In Equus quagga isolate Etosha38 chromosome 18, UCLA_HA_Equagga_1.0, whole genome shotgun sequence, the sequence CCCTGCTAGGAAAGACAATTATACACACATCTAACTGTCAGACTGATAAACTATAGtagaagagaggagggagcaaTTGTAAAATGAACAGACTTtcatcagagaagcagaacaacAAGAGAAATGGAGGATAGGcattttggggagaggaaagagcatgagAAACGGCTTGGAGGCATGAGGACAGTGTGCTCACAGAAGGCTGGGACTACAGTGAAAGGTGTGCACGGAGGAGAAGGCTGGGAGATgaggacaggaaagaaaaattgggACTGGCCAGCAAAAGATCTTGAATCATAAAGGATTTAGCTAAAACCCATTGAAGACTTATAAACAAGTACAGATGGATACAGCTGCACGGTGCTATAAAAGATGCTAGGTGACTGGGGGTACAGGGGGCTGGCTGCTGGGACAAGCTGAGCAAGGATCTTTTGGAGGCTGTGGGTGTGTTCTCCCTCAAGTGCCATCTGCAGAAAGTCGTCTGGCCTAGAGGCTGACATCTCAAGTAAGCTGCAGGCCTGAAGCGAAGAGAAGCAGTTCTTCAGAGACTTGAGTGCATCATcagtgggggcctggggttcagggAGGGCCGTCTAAGGAACCATCTGGGTAATAGGCTAGGAGGGGAGGAAGCTATGTTTAGAGCTAGGGAAGATCCCAGAGGCTCAAAGACGACATTAAGCCCTTAACATGAAAAAAGCCATAGGGAATGACTCACTCCTTCATTTCCCAGACTCTGTTCTGCAGAGACAATGAAGCCCCGCTGAGATTCTTGCTGGTGTGTAGGTGAGGAGATTGATGCTTGGCTGTAACCGGGCCAGACTTCCTAGCAGGGACAGCATACCAAAGGGCCTGCAAATAGCAGAGGGTTACAGGGTGAAGGGTGTGTTGCAGATGGGACTATGGGACTTGGCAGGAGTATGAAGGGACTAGTGAACTGGTTTGCCTGGGTAGGGTGGAGGGCAGGATTGCCACCTATGGGCTGGCTAGGTAGGTCTGGATTGAGGGGGAATCCTAAAGAGACCTGGCCCAATGCAAGATACTACCCCTTAAAACTATgtcaaaatttgcattttatcagAATGTAGGTGATATTCTACATGGTTACCTGgtacatgttttttaattttgagatttattttattattcattgttGAGAGCCCAACGGCCTCAAAATTCTGAAGGGCTCCAAGATCAATGTAGTCTGGGGTTAAGACCCAGAAGAGTCTGTTAGGGGTGGGGTGTGAAGGCGATTACAGATTTTTacaggctttttttgttttccattcccttgattataaaagtaatggaTATGCATTGTAGATCACTTTTTAAATGCAGataagtataaagaagaaaataaatataacccaTAATTCCACCACTCACAGAAAtcacttttaaactttttggtgTGTTTATTTCAATGCATATATGTCACATAATTAGGGCCATAATGTATGTACAGATTTCtgcatccatttttttctcctaactttACATTGTAAACATTTCCACCTCAttaagaaattctccaagaacaATTTTTAATAGCTGTATTTCATTGTATGCGTCTGACATAATTTAAACATTTCCCCTATTGGACCTTTAAGTTTCCAACCTTTCTGTGTGATAAACATTGCAGTGATGGACAACTTTGTGCATATTTTTCTGTcagctctttttatttatttttttgaggaagattagcccttagctaactctgccagtcctcctcttttttgctgagaaagcctggccctgagctaacatctgtgcccatcttcctctactttatatgtgggacgcttaccacagcatggcttgccaagcggtgccatgtccacacccgggatctgaaccggcaaagccctgggctgccaaagcggaacgtgcgaacttaaccactgcgccaccgggctggcccctgtcagcTCTTTTTAGAAGAACAATTTCCTgcaagtggaattactgggtcaaataATATGAACCTTTTAAAGATTCTTGATTGTATATTATCAAATGACTTTCAGAAAGATTATATCAATGTTTATGCCCGCCAGTAGTATATGTGTGTGTCCCACCTCACTAACTACACCCTTGCCTATATTaggattttttccccttagttGTTGCTAATTTGATGGGCAAACGTGGTATCTCCTTGTTCTCTTTTCAGTCTCTGATGCTTTGTGAGGTGAACTTTTCCCCCACGGTTATGGAGGCCATGGTTTTTGAGTTTGTCCAGGGTGAGGAGCAGTAGGCAGGGATCAATGGAGGTGGCACCAGGTGCAGGTAGAGAATAGGGTTCAGGGTCCAGAATCGAGCCTGCGGAGGGCAGAGTTTGGGAAGGAATTTGACTATGGGGGTGGTGAGAACTAGACAAACAGCATTAGTACAACTGGGTGTGGGGGACAAAGGGCTCCCACAAGGTGGGGAGATAGGAAAAAAGACTAATTGCTGCTAATAATTATGTTCAGTGAAGTCTTAGGGACTTTCCCCCACAAGTTCTCTTTAGGTGGGATTCTCTGCCACTTGGGAGTGAGGGTGCTGGTTGGCTGAGGTGTCTGCAGTCCCCAAAACACCCCAACTCCAGTTCTTTACAGGCTGCAAGGTGAATCAACCTGTGACCCTGTCAATAGGGAACCAAGGCCAAGGACATAGCAATGATAATACATGAACATTAACTGAGCAGTAACTacaggccaggcactgttctaagtcctCATCTTATATTAGTTCGTCTATCCTAACAACCACCACATAAAGCAGGGTCTCTGACACTCAtcttacagaagaaagagaagcgcagagaagttcagtaacttTCCCAGCATCAGTCAGGAAGTAGGTGGAGGAGTCTggaattgaacccaggcattCTAGCTACAGAGGCTAAGCTTTTAaccaacaaaaatagaaataaatgtggGAAAGGGAATTGCAGGGCACACCCAGCCTACCCACGCCTGCCAGAAGCAAACGGACGACTGAGAGTGAGAATGCCGGGGTGGACTTCGGCTAAAAGGGAATCCTAGGACAGTAATAATAGCGATGTTTTACTAGGCGctgactttgtgccaggcaccgtgcaaAACTGCGTaacgtttaatcctcacaaccgcTCCTTTGAGTGAGGCACGCGATTGCCCCATCGCATTTCCCTGAGGAGGAAGCTGACGTGCAAAACTTGCCCAAGACTCGGCCCGGCCGGCCGCGGAGAGGCGGCTGCCCTGGCGGCTCCGGGAAGAAGGGAagtggcgggggcggggccggcggccggggcggggcctcgggtTTGGCTGGGCCGAAGGCCGCGGAGACGCGCGGAGACGCGCGGCTGCGCCGGTGAGGTGTGGATGGGGTCGCACCTGTTGCCGGACTGCCCCGCAGCCCAGCGACAAGAGTCCGGCCCCGAGTATCCAGAGAGGGTGGAGAGACGCCCAGACGAGCTCCGGCTCCCGCTCTCTGGGGAGCACGTGGCCGGCCCGCCTCTCGAGTGCCGGGCTGGGGGTCGGGACTGCGGGGTCTCCAAGGCCAGGGCAGCGGTCTGGGTAGGCTGGGGGCCGCCTCCCTCCAGCCGGCACTTTTGAAAGACTGCCTTACTTCCCCCATCTCAGGGTCAGGGCCGGGGCCCTTGGAGCGACTCGGCCGGGGTCTGGGCCGCAGCCCTCCTGTCCTCCGTCGGGACCCCGGCTTCCCGGCTGTGCATACCCTGGCGGGCAGCCTCGCCGGTCCCCCTCGGGGAGCAGGCATAATGGCCTCAGGTGAGTGTGTTGCGTGCGTTGGGGGAGGGTCTCTGGGACAGACAAGTGCAGTGGCCAGGGTGACAAGAGGATGGGGGTCTCAGCATAGCCAGCAGACCTAGGGAAGGCGGCCAGCTCCTTCTGGGGAGGACCTGGGAGAGCAGAGCCTGAGTGTGGAAAGACCGAGGGAAACGTCAGAAGACGCTGGGGTCGCTTTCCCAGACTCCCGAGAagcccctgcctcctggcctcccccCTTCCTAGAAGGTAGCTTCTGCCGGACAGTGGAATTTTCCCAAGAcaggctcctccctcctgggctggGATTCTCTGTTCTACCCCATCCTCCCAGACCTGGGCTAcgcctggggctgggggtcagatagagaagaaaaaaagagggctcTGCCCCAGAGGGGCTGGGGTTTTACGGAGCACGCCTGCCCTGAGAGGCATGTGTTCTGAGCGTGGGGAAGCTCGTGCTGCATTTccctttcttattatttttttctcccaggcTGGCTGGACCAGCTAGCCTGGACTTTGACTCCCTTGACCCGGAGCCCTGGTAAGGGGCGAGGGCACTGGAGAGGGTTAATGGAGTGCCGGGGGCTGGCCCTTCCCCATCTTGTTTTCTCACCTCCACTCCAGGGCCCTGGCCCAGCTACCATCAGTCACACTCCAGGGACCGAGGAAGGGATGGGAGGGATAAGGGGTGGATATGGAGGCCCCCCTCCTCCAGGTTGCCTAGACAACCTCAGAAATCGTGGCCCGGGCCTCTTCCGCCTGCGGGGCCTCTGCTTCCTGCATCAGTCACTCCCgctgggggcggggcggaggAAGGGGTTGgatgtggcagagccaggcccggCTGCTGCGGCTCAGACTCCCCCCGCCGTCTCCGCGGCCTGAGCCATGGCATCCTATCCATCCGGCCCCGGCAAACCCAAGGCCAAATATCCCTTTAAGAAGCGTGCCAGCCTGCAGGCCGCCTCTGCAGTACCAGGTGAGTGTGTGCCTCCTGGCCTCCGGCACTGGCTCTGCCCCATCACCTCTCGCCCGCCCAGGCCACTGGTCCCctcaggggtgggagtggaggcgCCCTTTTCCTGCACCCTCTCTGCAGTGGGGCCTCTCATCCTCGGTCCCTGGGACAGCTGACTTGGGAggtggtggggtggagggtgacaAATTTTTTTGTTGGGAATGTTGTCCTCTAACGAGGATGGGCGTGGGTGTACCAAGAGGTGTGTTTGCACACGTGTCAGTGTGTGGATGTGCTAAGACTGTTTGCATGTGGAGTGTGTGTGAATGGAGTGGGGGATGTGTGGGACTGACTGGTTTGCGGACTGGGCAGGCAAATTGCTGACAGCTGTGCCTTTACCAGGCAGGCTTAGGCTGTCCTCCTGCAGTGAGTTCCTTTTTCTAGGACCCCAAATCACGAACCCTCTCACTGTGGGGGAGAGGTGGAGATGCCTGACATTAGGGCACTCATGGCTGCCGGCATCCCAGGGTTGGAGTTCAGCTGTATCTATCGTTTGCTATTTTGCTCCCTCCTGGTCTGTCTTGTGAGCTTCCTCAGAAGTATGAGGTGTCCTTGGGATGGATCGTGCTAGGGCTCAGGCTGGGGCCACTGTGTGCCCCTGTACCCTTTGGTTCGGCTCCCAATCTGGTCGGCATCTCTGCACCATTTGAAGCAGGCAGCGTGGTGCGGCTGTGCCATCTCCCTGAGGGCTCCAGCTGCCTGGGTCTGTGCTTGTTGAGGGATATCTACCTGCCGTCTCCTGCCCCCAGGCCTTGTGGCTAAGGAAAGACCATCCCCACTTTGGTGACTGGGTCAAGCTGGTCCTCACCGCtcgccctgcccagccccagtaGCTGTTTATACCTATAGCCTGATCACCTCCTGTATTTTCTGATGCTGTTGAAGATGCTGGCCTGAGGTCTATGCCATCCAGGGGGCGTGTCCCCTGGGGCTAGATCTGTACGCCTTTGAGTGGTCACATGGTGGGAGCATCTGATACTTGTAGGTCAAAGCCTTGGGCACCTCTCTGCCTACAGAGGCAGTCTTGGCAGTGAGTGAGGGGGCTCCTGGTCAAGAGCGTAGATGGAGTGGCAAGAATCGTGGCGTTGGTGGGAGTAGCCCCCTCTGGCTTTTGGTCGACTCCCCCTGTGTGAGTCTGTGTATGGTGCTGCAGCACAGACCCTGGGAGAAGGGACCAGCAAGCAGCTGGGTCTTCTAGGCCTGGCCTCAGGTAGTGTGAAGCTTCCTCCTGTGTGTCACCTCCAATGCAGCCTGGCAGGCTCAGAGGACGGTCACCCCAGCATTTCTGTGGAGGCCCTGGGCCACCCTGCTAGGAGAGGGGTTTGAAATTAGGGCCTGTGGCTCACCCGTCCTGATGCGATACAGACCAGCCTGGAGGTCTGTGGTTGGCCTTCTGTGGAGGGGGTTAGAATGGGGGAGGAGTTGTGGAGGATCAGGGTCCTTGGGCAAGCAAGGACCTTAGGCTCTGTCTTTATCCCTTGGGGGCGGAGCAGGTccccatctttccttcctcttcctgctctgccctTTTCAAAGTAAGAGATAACGTCACCCCCCCCATCTCCACCCCTGCCAAGTTCTGTTCTCTTCTTTGCCCTTCATTGCTCAGTTGCCTAGGCTGTGCTGGGTCTGAGaacctcccaccctccccaatAGGTGGGACTACATGTGGGAAGTGTTTGGAGGGTCCCAGGAGTTCATAATCGCAGATTGTGGTGTTCCACAGAACACTTGCAGAGCCATATCTCTGTGACAGCTATGGCTACGCAGGGCAGGACCCGTTTATCACCCCACTGTAGACAGGACTTGAAAATTCCAGGAGGCAGAGACTTGCCAGTAAGTGGAACAGAATCAGACTCAAGTCCTGCAAATTCTAGTCTCCCTTCTCCCAAGCCTCTCCTGGGCAGTTTGGCCGGTCCCTGATGATAGGCTTAGAACAGGAGTTGGCGGTCTAGGGGGCCATGAACCAGCCCCCTGGGCAGCAGAGAAGCTCCAACCTGGACTGAGCCACTTCCCCGACTGCCAGCCAGCTCCTCTCCCCAGCAGAAGCCCTCTCTCTCCTGAGGGAGCCCATAGTCGGGGGCCCAGAGGACAGTGGTGAGCAGACAAGGCCACCAGGCAGAGGAAGCTGGCCTGGTGCTGTTGGGTATAGAGATGAGGGCTGCTGGCCCCTCCTTTCCCCACTCCTACCCTTTGGCCAGCGAAGCCCTACCCCCTCACTGTCCCCCAGGCCAGTGCATTTTAAGGAGGCTTGGCCCCTCCCTGCTAGCCTGCCTTGTCCATATCAGCCTACCCTGCTCCTCCCCCTTGGGGGCCCCACTTTGGCCTGGGCCCTGGCTTGGTAGAGGTTAAGGCCCTGTTCATTTCTGGGGTTCCTCTTATCTCCAAACTCTGATGCTCCTTCCCTTGATTTCTGGGCTCCCCTGAGCTCCTCCAGCCCCCTGCTTGCCGTCATTCCAGGGTCTCCCCTGCTTGCAGCTGCACTTGGTACAGCCCGTGCCGGGCCCCTGAGCTGTCCTGGGGGACTGGCTACAGCTCCACTCCGCAAACAGGCAGGTCAGGGGCACAGGGCTGCTGGCCGGCACTGCCTGAACTCCGCAGGTAGGACCCAGGCAGGCACCAGGGCGAGTGGGGGCTGGGTCCTGGATCTGGAGCAGGCACCTTCTCTACCCTTTGTCCAGTCTTGGGACTGGACTCTGGGGTATTGGGAAGTGGGGACAGAGACTTTAAGGTGTGCTACCTGGGCAGAGCCACCAATCCGTCCCTAAGCCACAgtagagaggggaaaggagggtgcTGGAAGGGCGCACCCCCCAGAGCTGGCTGGGAAGCCACGTTGGGTATGGAGCTTCCCgctgggagggtggggctggcaaGCCCAGGGAGGGTCCTTCAAGGTGGGCTGGGAGCTGAGGCAGCGGCAGCGCCTTTAGACTAGCAGCTTCACGGCCTTGAATGCTGGCCTCCTGGTGGTGCAGCTGAGGAGTCTGCTCTCCAGGAAGAGAGACCCTGGCTTCTGCAGctcccttccccaggccctccctggggCCTCCGGCCCAGATCCTAGGGCCTCTGAGTGGCGCAGACTGTTTGTGGCAGCTCCCTTTGGAGGGGCAGCCAGCAGTaggaggggcaggctggggctAGGCAACATCTTGGCAGCCCTGGGGTCCTGGGGGAGAGGGCAGGTCTCTGGGGAGGAGATAGGGTTCCTGCTGCCAACCAGgtcctccacttcctctcctcttcccttgaGGGCTGGTCCCCAGATCAGAGCAGAGTGAGTGGCAGCTGTGGCTTCCCTGTGCTCTAGGTCTAGGATATCAGGTACAGGCCCTGTCCTCTGGGAGAAGGATCTGCCAGGCCAGAGACAGGTCGGATCCGGGACTGTCTGCCCTGGAAGTTGTGGGCTGGGAATCGCCAGTATGGCCACCAGCTCCTTCAGGAGTgcccagagtgtgtgtgtgtgtgtgtgtgtgtacacgcgtGTGCCTGCCTGTGGGAGGTACTCACACAAGTTTCTCATGGCCTGAAGGAGTAGCCCTTAGGCCAGGATTCAGAGTCTTATTCCTGGAGTGAGTGAGTCCACTTGTTCTAGGGGCAGACTCAGGACCCCCATGCCTGAGCCTGGAATGGGTGAGGCGTCCGGTGCTAGACTGAGGGTGAGGTCCTTTGGGAGCCGCACTCAGGCTCACTCCTCAGCCTCTGAGAGGAACTGCCTACTTGCCAGGCCCTGGCCTGTCTccggggctggcctgggcttCCAGTGcgcccaggccccgccctccACCCTTTGACCCTGGCATCACTGTCTTCACAGAGGCTcggggtgggctgggggcccCTCCGCTGCAGTCTGCCCGAtccctgccaggccctgccccctgcctcaaGCACTTCCCGCTTGACCTGCGCACGTCTATGGATGGCAAATGCAAGGAGATCGCCGAGGTATCGCCTGGCACCTCACCCCATGTCCCCCCACCGCTGTCCCCATGCCCTGTCTCTGCTTCCCACACCCCAGCACCTCAGCCGTCCCCTTACTTCACGCTTGGCTGTGCCCTGGTCTCCCAGCTTCTCCCAGGTACCCCCAGTTCCTGCTGCCCTCACCGCATCCCCAGACTCTGCAAGGGAGGGCCCAGGGGCTGAGGGCTAGGCCACACTgacccttccttccctcccaccaggAGCTGTTCAGCCGCTCCCTAGCTGAGAGCGAGCTCCGTAGCGCCCCGTACGAGTTCCCCGAGGAGAGCCCCATTGAGCAGCTGGAGGAGCGGCGGCAGCGGCTGGAACGGCAGATCAGCCAGGATGTCAAGTAagcccctggcctggcctggcccggCCCGGCTGGCAGCTGTGGGGTGGCGGGGCACAACCAGACAGGGTTGGGGGGCACAAGCCAGATAGTGTGGTGGGCACAGCCAGACTATATATGTGTGGGGGCACAGCTAGACATTGTAGAGGGGGACACAGCCAGGCCGTATGTGTGTCGGGGCACAGTTAGacagtgtgtgtgcgtgtgtgtgtgtgtgtgtgtgtgtgtgtgtggacacagCCAGGTAGCCGTGGGATGGTGGGGGGCACAGCCAGACAGTTGGGGGGAACACAGCCAGGCAGCCGTGGGGTAGTGGGGGGCACAGCCAGACAGCCGCAGGGTGGTGGGGGGCACAAAGTCGGGGGGCTCAGCCAGATAGCTGTGGGGTAGTGAGGGGCACAGCCAGACAGTGGGGTGGGACACAGCCAGGCAGCCCTAGAGTGGTGGGGGGCACAGGCAGACAgtgtggggttggggggaggggcccAGGGTAGTCTGCCCAGCTTCCCTCTGTGGCCACCTGGATGCTTTCAGAGCCCCATCTTTTCCCTCTCCCATCCCGTCCTCCCTTTGGGGACCGCTGGGGAGGCAGCATAGAGCAGTAGTGTgaagcacaggctttggagtcaggctgcTGGGTTCTGGTTAGTAGTGGGGCCTGGAACATGTTGTTTCACTTCGCTCATCTCTAATGTGGGGCAGGAACAGCACCCACAGCGCAGGGTTCTAGAGGACTGTGAGTGACCTAACACATGCATAGTACATAGCACAGCGCAGGGACCTGGGAGCAAGGTCCTTGTCATCTGCCTGACCTCTCGCCCCTCTCACCTGTAGGCTGGAGCCGGACATCCTGCTTCGGGCCAAGCAAGATTTCCTGAAGACAGACAGTGAATCGGACCTCCAGTGAGGAGGACAGAGGGGTGTGGGGCATGCAGGGCTGGGCCTGTCCCAGTGCTGGCTCCAACCCTTACCTTGTACGCCTCCCTCGTAGGCTCTACAAGGAGCAGGGTGAGGGACAGGGCGACCGGGGCCTGCGGGAGCGCGATGTGGTGCTGGAAAGAGAATTTCAGCGGGTCACCATCTCTGGGGAGGAGAAGTGTGGAGTGAGTGTCCCAATGGGATCCCTGAGACTGGAGAGCTGGGGGCGTCGGGGGTCGGAGGGTTTTTCTCCTTCCAAAAGTTGGAGGGACAAAGGGTCTGGCTGGGAGCGAGTTGATGTGCTGGGAACAAAATGTTCTGAGTGTTTCTGGGGTCAAGGCCTCAGGGAGGAGGTGAGAGCGAGCCTGATCTGGGTCAGCAACCGAGGAGAGTGATCACATGTCCGTGTCTTTAGGTACCATTCACAGACCTCCTGGACGCAGCCAAGAGTGTGGTGCGGGCTCTTTTCATCCGGGAGAAGTACATGGCCCTGTCGCTTCAAAGCTTCTGCCCCACCACCCGCCGGTACCTGCAGCAGCTGGCCGAGAAGCCTCTGGAGACGCGGACCTACGAGCAGGGCCCCGACACCCCTGTGTCCGCTGGTGGGACCCCTGTCCCTGCCCTATTCCAACTGCCCAGGAACCTCTGCCCTGCCTGCTTCTTCCCACACCCAGGCTCATTCCAGCCTCTTGGTGCacgaggggcagaggcaggagcaggagcCATCCTGCTGGGGCCTTTGATGTCTCTCACCCTCTGCGGGGCCTCTGGGCTGAGCAGTGGGTGGTGGCCTGGAAGAGTCTTGCCCTGACTCCACCCTTCCCACTCCTGCAGATGCCCCGGTACACCCCCCTGCGCTGGAACAGCACCCGTATGAGCACTGTGAGCCCAGCACCATGCCTGGGGACCTGGGCTTGGGTCTGCGCATGGTGCGGGGCGTGATGCACGTCTATACCCGCAGGGAACCCGATGAGCAGTAAGAGGGGCGTGGGGTGTGCTGGGGGAAGCTGTGGGGGGGGGTGCTGCATCTCGGGAGGGCCCATAGGGCTGGCCTTGCTCTCCTCACCCAAGCTTCCCCTACATGCCAGTTGCTCAGAGGTGGAGCTGCCATACCCTGACCTGCAGGAATTTGTGGCAGACGTCAATGTGCTGATGGCCCTGATTATCAACGGCCCCATGTGAGTCCCTGCCTGTCCCAGACCCTCCCCTTCCAGCCTCCCTGCGGGCCCTGAACCCtgcctggttttcctcctgcccAGAAAGTCATTCTGCTACCGCCGGCTGCAATACCTGAGCTCCAAGTTCCAGATGCATGTGCTGCTCAACGAGATGAAGGAGCTGGCTGCCCAGAAGAAGGTGCCACACCGAGATTTCTACAACATTCGCAAGGTGGGCCCTCACCTGTGGCCCGACCCTACACCTCTGCCCAGCCGCCTCCTCAAGGGCCTGGGCTCCCCACCCAGCATCCAGTTTGGAGAATCTTCTCCCATCCCACTGCCCAGACCGTGGACCTTCCCGGCCTCCAGTGGACCCAGGAGCCCCCTGTTCCACCCCAGGTGGACACGCACATCCATGCCTCGTCCTGCATGAACCAGAAGCATCTGCTGCGCTTCATCAAGCGGGCGATGAAGCGACACCTGGAGGAGATCGTGCACGTGGAGCAGGGCCGCGAGCAGACACTGCGGGAGGTGTTCGAGAGCATGAATCTCACTGCCTACGACCTGAGTGTGGACACGCTCGATGTGCACGCGGTCTGTTCCAGCGGCATAGGGGCTGGGTCAGTGTGTGGGCGGGGGTTCGGGGGTAACTGGGCCTGCCCATCTCCCACAGGACAGGAACACCTTCCATCGCTTTGACAAGTTCAATGCCAAATACAACCCTATTGGGGAGTCCGTTCTCCGAGAGATCTTCATCAAGACCGACAACAGAGTTTCTGGGAAATACTTTGCTCACATCATCAAGGTGAGGAGGAGTGGCTGCCAGGGCCCACTGGGTACAGGGACAGCATTGGCCCTGGGCAGCCCTCCCCCTGACTGAGCGAGAGCCTGGGTATCCGGGAGGCCTGCACTGGCAggtgaggtgggtgggtggaggcaTAAAGAGGTCTGACTTAGCACACAGGGTGGCTGCAAAGACAGGGATGGATGGGCAGCCTGAGTGTGACATTTGCCCCATTTGTGTCTCTCAGGAGGTCATGTCGGAC encodes:
- the AMPD2 gene encoding AMP deaminase 2, producing MASEARGGLGAPPLQSARSLPGPAPCLKHFPLDLRTSMDGKCKEIAEELFSRSLAESELRSAPYEFPEESPIEQLEERRQRLERQISQDVKLEPDILLRAKQDFLKTDSESDLQLYKEQGEGQGDRGLRERDVVLEREFQRVTISGEEKCGVPFTDLLDAAKSVVRALFIREKYMALSLQSFCPTTRRYLQQLAEKPLETRTYEQGPDTPVSADAPVHPPALEQHPYEHCEPSTMPGDLGLGLRMVRGVMHVYTRREPDEHCSEVELPYPDLQEFVADVNVLMALIINGPIKSFCYRRLQYLSSKFQMHVLLNEMKELAAQKKVPHRDFYNIRKVDTHIHASSCMNQKHLLRFIKRAMKRHLEEIVHVEQGREQTLREVFESMNLTAYDLSVDTLDVHADRNTFHRFDKFNAKYNPIGESVLREIFIKTDNRVSGKYFAHIIKEVMSDLEESKYQNAELRLSIYGRSRDEWDKLARWAVMHRVHSPNVRWLVQVPRLFDVYRTKGQLANFQEMLENIFLPLFEATVHPASHPELHLFLEHVDGFDSVDDESKPENHVFNLESPLPEAWVEEDNPPYAYYLYYTFANMAMLNHLRRQRGFHTFVLRPHCGEAGPIHHLVSAFMLAENISHGLLLRKAPVLQYLYYLAQIGIAMSPLSNNSLFLSYHRNPLPEYLSRGLMVSLSTDDPLQFHFTKEPLMEEYSIATQVWKLSSCDMCELARNSVLMSGFSHKVKSHWLGPNYTKEGPEGNDIRRTNVPDIRVGYRYETLCQELALITQAIQSEMLETIPEEMGVTSPGPQ